The window CGGGGGCCTGACCCTCCTCGTCAACAACGCGGGCGTGGCGCTCGGCGGCAGCTTCGAGCAACTGACCCTCGACGAATTCGAGTGGGTCATGACGATCAACTTCCGGGCGGTCGTGGCGACCACGAAGGCGTTCCTGCCCGCGCTGATCGCCACCCCCGACTCGCACGTGGTCAACGTCTCCAGCCTCTTCGGCCTTGTCGGCCCGGCGGGGCAGAGCGCGTACTCGTCGAGCAAGTACGCGGTGCGCGGCTTTTCCGAGGTGCTGCGTCACGAACTGCGCCCGCGCGGGGTGGGCGTGACGACCGTCCACCCGGGCGGCATCAGGACGAACATCGCCCGCAACGCCCGGGTGGGGGCGGGGGTCGGCCCCGCCGAGACGCAGGCGGGCCAGCGCGAGTTCGAGCGCCTGCTGCGGATGGACCCGGCCCGGGCGGCGAAGGTCATCCTGGCGGGCGTGGCGCACCGGGAACCCCGGGTGCTCGTGGGGTCCGACGCCGCCGTGCTCGACCTGCTCGCGCGGCTCCTGCCGGGGTCGTACGGGCGGGTGCTGGACCTGATCCAGGCGCGGGCGGGGCGCTCCTAGGGGGGAGGGGAAGCTCAGCCGCCTAATTCGCCTAATTGCCCCCTGTGGCACCCTGGGGGTGTATGTCGTCCCCGGCGAGCATCCGGTACGTGCCCCTGGCGGGGTACGGCAAGCCGCCCGTCGTGATCATGCCGATCCTCAACCGGACGACGGGCCCGGAGGAGACCTTCCGGCCCCACCGCCACGACTTCCAGGAGGTGATCTGGATTCACTCGGGCGCGGGGACGCACACCATCGACGGGCGGGAGGGCGAGTTGCGCGGGCCGTGCGTGTCCCTGATCGCGCGGGGGCAGGTCCACGCCTTCCGGGAGATGCGGGGGCTCAACGGGTACGCCGTGTCCTTTACCGAGGACCTGCTGGGCGGCACCCCCACCGGGCGGACGAACCGGCTGCTCTTCAACTACTCGCCGGGCGACCGGACCTTCCCCGTCCCCCCCGAGGTGCAGCTCGCCGCCGAGGGGGTCCTCGACCTCACCGAGCGGGAGTACGCGCGGGCGCAGGAGACCGGGG of the Deinococcus planocerae genome contains:
- a CDS encoding helix-turn-helix domain-containing protein, whose amino-acid sequence is MSSPASIRYVPLAGYGKPPVVIMPILNRTTGPEETFRPHRHDFQEVIWIHSGAGTHTIDGREGELRGPCVSLIARGQVHAFREMRGLNGYAVSFTEDLLGGTPTGRTNRLLFNYSPGDRTFPVPPEVQLAAEGVLDLTEREYARAQETGDLTLLRPLMEALLVLVRRAVFAGLGVGENAEVGLVGRFLDLLEHDFARHHDVAHYAGRLNVSAKHLSRATNAGLGKSAKGLIQDRVILEARRLLSFTDLSVKEVTAEVGFADPFTFSRAFKGAVGASPQDFRDVWKK
- a CDS encoding SDR family NAD(P)-dependent oxidoreductase, with product MRPYDYAGGTAVLTGAASGIGRALAQGLASRGSHLALIDRDEEGLRTLVARLRPQNPDLKITAHGFDLSRIQDIPALADDVLRGHGGLTLLVNNAGVALGGSFEQLTLDEFEWVMTINFRAVVATTKAFLPALIATPDSHVVNVSSLFGLVGPAGQSAYSSSKYAVRGFSEVLRHELRPRGVGVTTVHPGGIRTNIARNARVGAGVGPAETQAGQREFERLLRMDPARAAKVILAGVAHREPRVLVGSDAAVLDLLARLLPGSYGRVLDLIQARAGRS